A window of the Erpetoichthys calabaricus chromosome 10, fErpCal1.3, whole genome shotgun sequence genome harbors these coding sequences:
- the LOC127529435 gene encoding uncharacterized protein LOC127529435, which yields MRKTFQYHQQLVHDPEKMTSVLSIFPRFLDTKGLVNQDFSLLFGSDISSKLLEKWDTCFKFKIITEARSLTGQMADLNILLKCAVSPFECEDHESSGFIGWDADMASILLLVYLLPPPAGGKKVAKITTSGAVDHMAQFHKSCCSIDEHLSQNEGRQPYLLAVGTTNAKIHDFNIVLDRQLINLYSTLIKEGSYSNLVKRAIPRRGTDRRTLLHIC from the exons atgagaaaaacatttcaataccACCAGCAACTGGTGCATGACCCAGAGAAAATGACATCTGTACTTTCCATCTTTCCAAGATTTCTGGATACAAAAGGCTTG GTAAATCAAGATTTCAGTCTTTTATTTGGCTCTGACATATCTTCCAAATTGCTTGAGAAATGGGATACCTGCTTTAAGTTTAAGATTATTACAGAAGCAAGATCTCTGACAGGTCAGATGGCTGATTTGAATATTCTGCTGAAGTGTGCAGTATCTCCCTTTGAATGTGAAGATCATGAATCATCAGGGTTTATTG GTTGGGATGCAGACATGGCCTCAATTTTATTATTAGTCTATCTTTTGCCACCACCGGCTGGAGGAAAAAAGGTGGCAAAAATCACCACTAGTGGGGCAGTTGACCATATGGCACAGTTTCATAag TCGTGCTGCAGTATTGATGAACACCTCAGCCAAAATGAAGGTCGCCAGCCTTACCTTCTGGCAGTAGGAACAACAAATGCCAAGATCCATGACTTTAATATTGTCCTGGATAGACAACTTATCAACTTATACTCTACGCTGATCAAAGAAGGATCCTACAGCAACTTAGTTAAAAGGGCAATTCCACGGCGCGGGACGGACCGCAGAACATTGCTCCACATCTGCTAA